From Rudanella lutea DSM 19387, a single genomic window includes:
- a CDS encoding sialate O-acetylesterase, which produces MNQISTLLLRTVVIIVGLSQALYAQVTVTFPTSRFVFQRSNANRATIYITGRCPANTTQIQARLSARQGGTSTPWFVLDGAPDNGTFQGAALDIVGGWYDLDVKAFNGFAEIGAAYVGRVGVGEVFVVSGQSNSWGGSFVEGQALEDRVSMVLQPNAYYNGPGNFEEHELTLNAVAATLGAGGQSGMAPAAPVFMWGALGDRLVQRLGVPVMFFGGSHPGSRSTDWFAAASGEQNVGNGYYNRNAPYRALGSAMLHYLKRTGVRAVLWHQGESDNYYRTRDEYVSQIGFVINRTRQQSGFSQLGWVVSRVSYLHASFGAEYVNHETDPNIIEAQNILASQPNNWPGPATDGLIYPDYRVEDAFHVHFGGQDCIRLADIWSQTLSDAFFTSVQPSLPTRPILLTTGYVFPFVTSPGQSVNVPLLSAVPTRADNTYEVDLVSESGCALATVGSGTGNLIPVTLPSWANGRYRLRVRSTSPAVIGELGEPITVNGSGAGVPPGYTPGPLTTIRAGRWDDPTIWSCTRLPDASDAVYINHSVTVPANGLYRAQKVILNAGSKLLYEHNGRLALGQ; this is translated from the coding sequence GTGAATCAAATTTCTACCTTACTTCTTCGTACGGTTGTTATTATCGTGGGGCTTTCGCAGGCCCTGTATGCTCAGGTAACCGTCACGTTTCCCACCTCCCGCTTCGTATTTCAACGCAGCAACGCCAATAGGGCAACCATATATATCACCGGCCGGTGCCCGGCCAACACCACCCAAATTCAGGCCCGGCTCAGCGCCCGGCAGGGTGGCACATCGACCCCCTGGTTTGTACTCGACGGTGCGCCGGACAATGGTACCTTTCAGGGAGCTGCCCTCGACATCGTGGGAGGCTGGTACGATCTGGATGTTAAGGCGTTCAACGGGTTTGCCGAGATTGGTGCGGCCTACGTAGGCCGTGTGGGCGTGGGCGAAGTATTCGTGGTATCGGGCCAGTCGAACTCCTGGGGTGGCAGTTTTGTGGAGGGGCAAGCCCTCGAAGATCGGGTGTCGATGGTGCTGCAACCCAATGCCTATTATAATGGCCCGGGCAATTTTGAAGAACACGAACTCACCCTCAATGCGGTGGCGGCAACGCTGGGAGCCGGGGGGCAGAGTGGCATGGCTCCGGCAGCTCCTGTGTTCATGTGGGGGGCTCTGGGCGACCGATTGGTACAACGTTTAGGGGTACCAGTTATGTTTTTTGGGGGCTCGCATCCGGGGTCTCGCTCAACCGACTGGTTTGCGGCTGCTTCCGGCGAGCAAAATGTTGGCAACGGCTACTACAACCGTAATGCGCCGTACCGTGCTCTGGGGTCGGCTATGTTGCATTACCTCAAGCGGACGGGCGTGCGGGCTGTTCTCTGGCACCAGGGCGAGAGTGATAACTACTACCGCACCCGCGATGAGTACGTTTCGCAGATCGGTTTCGTGATCAACCGCACCCGGCAGCAGTCGGGGTTCAGCCAATTGGGTTGGGTGGTGTCGCGGGTGTCGTATCTGCACGCTTCGTTTGGGGCCGAATATGTCAATCATGAAACCGACCCCAACATTATTGAGGCCCAGAATATTCTGGCTTCGCAACCCAACAACTGGCCCGGCCCGGCAACCGATGGGCTCATTTATCCCGACTACCGGGTCGAAGATGCGTTCCATGTCCATTTTGGGGGGCAGGACTGTATTCGTCTGGCCGACATCTGGAGTCAGACTCTGAGCGACGCCTTCTTTACCAGCGTACAACCCTCGTTGCCCACGCGCCCCATTCTGCTCACAACGGGCTACGTTTTCCCGTTTGTGACCTCGCCCGGTCAGTCGGTCAATGTCCCCTTACTATCGGCGGTACCTACGCGCGCCGACAATACCTACGAGGTCGATCTGGTGAGCGAGTCGGGGTGCGCCCTGGCTACGGTGGGCAGCGGTACGGGTAACCTGATTCCGGTCACGCTGCCGTCGTGGGCCAACGGCCGCTACCGGCTCCGCGTTCGGTCGACTTCGCCCGCTGTGATAGGGGAACTGGGCGAGCCGATTACGGTCAATGGCTCAGGAGCGGGCGTACCGCCGGGTTACACCCCCGGCCCGCTCACGACCATACGCGCCGGTCGCTGGGATGACCCCACCATCTGGTCGTGTACGCGCCTACCCGACGCATCCGATGCCGTGTACATCAATCACTCGGTTACAGTCCCCGCCAATGGCCTGTACAGGGCGCAGAAAGTAATCCTGAACGCAGGCAGTAAGCTCCTCTACGAACACAACGGCCGTCTGGCACTGGGGCAGTAA
- the coaE gene encoding dephospho-CoA kinase (Dephospho-CoA kinase (CoaE) performs the final step in coenzyme A biosynthesis.): MKTPLQIGVTGGIGSGKSLICAVFGALGVPVYAADDRAKWLTEHDPILKADIVRLLGPEAYTPLGQYNRQWVASQVFQNPELLGQLNQLVHPRVMADTARWVAQHAHHPYVVKEAAIMKRAGDHNTLDKVVVVQAPMDLRIARIRLRDPQRSEAQIRGIIQNQMSDEDRAALADYILINDETALLLPQIIALHDQFRAGR; the protein is encoded by the coding sequence ATGAAAACACCCCTGCAAATCGGTGTTACGGGCGGCATTGGCTCCGGGAAAAGCCTTATTTGTGCGGTATTTGGGGCATTGGGCGTACCGGTGTATGCCGCCGACGACCGGGCCAAATGGCTCACCGAGCATGACCCTATCCTGAAAGCCGATATTGTTCGGTTGCTGGGGCCAGAAGCCTACACCCCCCTGGGGCAGTATAACCGGCAGTGGGTAGCGAGTCAGGTGTTTCAGAACCCCGAACTCCTCGGGCAACTCAATCAGCTGGTGCATCCGCGCGTGATGGCCGACACCGCCCGGTGGGTGGCGCAACACGCCCACCATCCGTATGTGGTGAAAGAAGCGGCCATTATGAAGCGCGCGGGCGACCACAACACCCTCGACAAGGTGGTGGTAGTACAGGCACCTATGGACCTGCGCATTGCCCGGATTCGGCTCCGCGACCCGCAGCGTTCCGAAGCCCAGATTCGGGGAATCATTCAGAATCAGATGTCGGACGAGGACCGGGCCGCCCTCGCCGACTATATTCTGATCAACGACGAAACTGCCCTCCTGCTCCCGCAAATTATAGCCCTGCACGACCAATTCAGGGCGGGCCGCTGA
- the yajC gene encoding preprotein translocase subunit YajC, whose protein sequence is MHTILAQAAPNQTVFTVLLYAGIIGVFWFFMIRPQQKKRKEQQSFIENLKKGDAVVTIGGLHGRVVSVEDTTVTLEVDRGIKIVFEKTAVSREATAKSPEKTA, encoded by the coding sequence ATGCACACAATTCTCGCTCAGGCGGCTCCCAATCAAACCGTGTTTACGGTGCTCCTCTATGCCGGTATCATTGGCGTATTTTGGTTCTTTATGATCCGGCCGCAGCAAAAAAAGCGGAAAGAGCAGCAGTCGTTTATTGAAAACCTCAAAAAAGGCGATGCTGTGGTAACCATTGGCGGACTGCATGGCCGGGTGGTTTCGGTTGAAGACACCACCGTGACGCTCGAAGTAGACCGGGGGATCAAGATCGTGTTTGAAAAGACGGCCGTTTCGCGCGAGGCCACGGCCAAGTCGCCGGAAAAAACCGCTTAA
- a CDS encoding DUF1573 domain-containing protein — protein MKQVAYLVMLAGLCLGQVACDNRKQGEASQQAATGKMPKMEFADQGVYDFGTITEGDTVEHNFAFTNTGEFPLIINNITASCGCTTPEWPREPIAPGQKSSIRVRFDSKGKVGAQNKTVTVFANTEPAMSDLQFRVMVNAKAGADSTKS, from the coding sequence ATGAAACAGGTAGCGTATCTGGTCATGCTGGCGGGCTTGTGCCTGGGGCAGGTTGCGTGCGACAACCGTAAGCAGGGTGAAGCGTCGCAACAGGCTGCCACCGGTAAAATGCCCAAAATGGAGTTTGCCGATCAAGGCGTGTACGACTTTGGGACCATTACCGAGGGCGATACCGTGGAGCACAACTTTGCCTTTACCAACACCGGTGAGTTTCCGCTCATTATCAACAACATTACGGCTTCGTGCGGGTGTACCACGCCCGAGTGGCCCCGCGAACCCATTGCGCCCGGCCAGAAATCGTCGATCCGGGTTCGGTTCGACAGCAAGGGTAAAGTAGGTGCGCAAAATAAAACCGTCACGGTTTTTGCCAATACCGAACCGGCCATGTCGGATCTTCAGTTTCGGGTGATGGTCAATGCCAAAGCAGGTGCCGATTCCACCAAATCCTAA
- a CDS encoding YtxH domain-containing protein has product MNKTGRDLALFLTGAATGAILGLLYAPDKGEVTRDRLSYRLTKYRDQLQQLVQDLLNSADLPENFQKSEGQRVVNDAREKAERLLEDVDRLMAQIKQQNA; this is encoded by the coding sequence ATGAACAAAACTGGCCGTGACTTAGCCCTCTTCCTGACCGGTGCCGCAACTGGCGCCATTCTTGGACTTTTATACGCCCCCGACAAAGGCGAAGTAACCCGCGACCGGCTCTCGTACCGACTGACCAAGTACCGCGATCAGCTTCAGCAGCTGGTTCAGGACCTGCTCAACTCGGCCGACCTGCCCGAAAATTTCCAGAAAAGCGAAGGGCAGCGGGTAGTCAACGATGCCCGCGAGAAAGCCGAGCGGCTGCTGGAAGACGTAGACCGGCTGATGGCCCAAATCAAGCAGCAGAACGCATGA
- the nusB gene encoding transcription antitermination factor NusB — MQAVYALRQAELSNQQIALDGIAENFQPDLNSMQPQDKRQLEGHRKLASVLFEEAIKANQPAEDEDAPTKVLKAANDGLVYYRRRGQKDRTHLAQMMIDEVQGIYDDYLRVLLLLVELGHAAQIDKERQYRDVDEAPFPFESTLYDNSVVKALAGHQPLTNEAVRRNVNWTDDLLFVRKALKESLKQDATYRAYCEKQTHTPDEDQALVQYVLRTLIFKHELIRDFLAEIDLSWTENSEVVRGMAIKTLKSVQTMDGLKLEALTDDWEEDLLFLNTLFNNVLDNDGQYEQLLADQLKNWDVERVAMLDRIILKLAVCELMSFPGIPVKVTINEYIELAKAYSTPKSGKFVNGILDNLSTKLQNEGKLRKSGRGLLDNK, encoded by the coding sequence ATGCAGGCGGTGTACGCCCTTCGGCAGGCTGAACTTTCCAACCAGCAAATAGCCCTCGACGGGATTGCTGAAAACTTCCAGCCCGACCTCAATTCGATGCAGCCCCAGGACAAACGTCAGCTGGAAGGACACCGAAAACTGGCCTCGGTGCTATTTGAAGAGGCCATCAAAGCGAACCAACCCGCTGAGGATGAAGATGCTCCCACTAAGGTACTAAAAGCCGCCAATGATGGACTGGTGTACTACCGACGCCGGGGTCAGAAAGACCGCACCCACCTCGCTCAAATGATGATTGATGAGGTACAGGGCATCTACGACGACTATCTCCGGGTGTTATTGTTGCTGGTTGAGCTGGGGCATGCGGCCCAAATTGATAAGGAGCGGCAGTACCGGGATGTTGACGAGGCCCCCTTTCCGTTTGAGTCGACCCTGTACGACAACTCGGTGGTGAAAGCCCTGGCGGGCCATCAGCCCCTGACCAACGAGGCCGTTCGGCGGAATGTAAACTGGACCGACGACCTGCTGTTTGTGCGTAAGGCCCTGAAAGAATCGCTCAAACAGGATGCAACCTACCGTGCTTACTGCGAAAAACAAACCCACACGCCCGACGAAGATCAGGCTCTGGTGCAGTATGTGCTGCGGACGCTCATTTTCAAGCACGAGCTGATCCGGGATTTCCTGGCCGAAATTGACCTGAGCTGGACCGAAAACAGCGAGGTAGTGCGCGGAATGGCCATCAAAACCCTCAAATCGGTGCAGACGATGGATGGCCTCAAGCTCGAAGCCCTCACCGACGACTGGGAGGAAGATCTGCTGTTTTTGAACACGCTCTTCAATAATGTGCTCGACAACGACGGGCAGTACGAGCAATTGCTGGCGGATCAGCTCAAAAACTGGGATGTGGAGCGGGTAGCCATGCTCGACCGGATTATCCTGAAACTCGCTGTGTGTGAACTGATGAGCTTTCCCGGCATTCCGGTGAAGGTGACCATCAATGAATATATTGAATTGGCCAAAGCCTACAGTACACCGAAAAGCGGTAAATTTGTAAACGGAATTTTAGACAACCTGTCCACCAAACTCCAGAACGAAGGCAAACTTCGCAAGAGCGGACGGGGACTTTTGGACAATAAATAA
- a CDS encoding DUF4190 domain-containing protein, whose amino-acid sequence MLSFPALARMASCLATIGLGMIAVGCQPTHYAIVQHERPAHSRLTTERQEVGPIGTDTLPATVQRNEAPQPTVAIAADAGPAHSPAYRPKAHHVRNPEAREPKRAAWLRELSVKSNPTVTEFAPRHEAPVPTTKRRVPGLAKASVVGGVLSQGLVLFGTASGLVWVLAVMVPLASILLGVAGLAKITRRRDEFRGKGWAMSGILLATGAIGLALMAAAALATSEVIWK is encoded by the coding sequence ATGCTTTCCTTTCCTGCTCTTGCCCGCATGGCTTCATGTCTGGCAACGATCGGCCTTGGCATGATCGCGGTGGGCTGCCAACCGACCCACTACGCCATTGTTCAGCATGAGCGACCGGCTCACAGCCGACTGACAACGGAGCGGCAGGAGGTCGGGCCAATTGGGACCGACACCCTACCCGCTACGGTTCAACGGAATGAAGCCCCCCAACCCACGGTAGCCATTGCGGCAGACGCAGGCCCGGCCCATTCGCCCGCCTACCGACCCAAAGCCCATCATGTGCGCAACCCCGAGGCCCGCGAGCCGAAGCGGGCAGCCTGGCTGCGGGAGTTGAGTGTGAAAAGCAACCCGACGGTTACGGAGTTTGCGCCCCGGCACGAAGCGCCCGTACCCACAACCAAACGTCGGGTGCCGGGCCTAGCCAAGGCTTCGGTGGTGGGCGGAGTTCTGTCGCAGGGGTTGGTGCTGTTTGGTACGGCTTCAGGGCTGGTGTGGGTGCTGGCTGTAATGGTGCCGCTGGCGTCGATTCTGCTGGGTGTGGCAGGATTAGCCAAAATAACCCGTCGGCGCGATGAGTTTCGGGGTAAAGGATGGGCTATGAGCGGGATTTTACTCGCTACAGGGGCCATTGGCCTTGCCCTGATGGCTGCGGCAGCGCTGGCTACATCTGAGGTTATTTGGAAATAG
- the proB gene encoding glutamate 5-kinase, with protein MTKPVLVLKFGTASITKPTGELNEPVMVDIARQVAALTPHYRIVLVSSGAVGAGKSFIRNYQGDITQRKAAAAVGNLLLLNIYSRFFGVYGVRIAQSLCERHHFAHRDQFLQLKQTYDELWANDIIPIANENDVVSSRELKFSDNDELATLLAVGFGAQALLLCTSVGGLLDNNGQIIRHVPTLDESVFRVVRTDKSSLGLGGMSSKLTFAKLATRLGVPVVIFGLNEPDGIQKAVEGHIGTRFDAQPAGLSARNRWLGSGSLAVGQLQVDAGAVRALQRRSSLLAVGVAQVRGEFEAGEVVEILDPEGQVVAVAKARLSSEVLIQNLQQQNVEAAHANDIVLL; from the coding sequence ATGACGAAACCAGTACTTGTTTTAAAATTCGGAACCGCGTCCATTACCAAACCCACGGGCGAGCTCAACGAGCCCGTCATGGTCGATATTGCCCGGCAGGTAGCCGCCCTTACCCCCCATTACCGTATTGTACTGGTCTCGTCGGGCGCGGTGGGTGCGGGCAAATCGTTTATCCGCAATTATCAGGGCGACATCACCCAGCGTAAGGCAGCCGCAGCCGTAGGCAACCTCTTGTTGCTCAACATTTATAGTCGCTTTTTCGGGGTTTACGGGGTACGGATTGCCCAGAGCCTCTGCGAACGGCACCACTTTGCCCACCGCGATCAGTTTCTGCAACTGAAACAAACCTACGACGAACTGTGGGCTAATGATATTATTCCGATTGCAAACGAAAATGACGTCGTCAGCAGCCGGGAGTTGAAGTTTTCGGACAATGACGAACTGGCTACCCTGCTCGCCGTTGGGTTTGGGGCACAGGCGTTGCTGCTCTGCACCTCGGTGGGTGGCCTGCTCGACAACAACGGGCAGATTATCCGGCACGTACCCACCCTCGACGAATCGGTATTCCGGGTTGTCCGCACCGACAAGTCGTCGTTGGGTTTGGGCGGTATGTCGTCTAAGCTCACGTTTGCCAAGCTCGCTACCCGACTCGGCGTACCCGTAGTTATTTTCGGGTTGAACGAGCCCGACGGGATTCAGAAAGCGGTAGAGGGCCATATCGGGACGCGGTTCGATGCCCAGCCGGCTGGCCTTTCGGCCCGCAACCGGTGGCTCGGTAGTGGCAGCCTTGCCGTAGGTCAGCTACAGGTCGATGCGGGGGCGGTGCGGGCGCTTCAACGTCGGAGTAGCCTGTTGGCGGTGGGTGTGGCTCAGGTACGGGGCGAGTTCGAAGCCGGTGAAGTGGTCGAAATTCTCGATCCCGAGGGTCAGGTTGTTGCCGTTGCCAAAGCCCGCTTATCGTCGGAAGTACTGATTCAAAACCTTCAGCAACAAAACGTGGAAGCCGCACACGCCAATGATATTGTGCTGTTGTGA
- a CDS encoding pectinesterase family protein, which translates to MGKLIRNRLSGGIWIFGLSLLLASVGYAQKKRITVAQDGSGDYRTVQEALRTVPANNGSPITIFIKKGVYKEKLTLDSTQHFVTLIGEDKQSTILTYDDFSGRTVTLPSGVSQKLTTSTSGSFYIFGNDFRAENLTFENTAGPVGQAVAAFVTGDRVVFVNCRFLGFQDTLYTGSPRHWGRQYYKDCYIEGTTDFIFGSATAIFDHCTIFSKKGGQYVTAASTPENRPVGYVFLNCTLVGDAPTGSVYLGRPWRNFAKTVFINSQLGEHIHPAGWHNWNKPDAEKTAVYAEYNSKGPGAAPQQRAPWTKQLTSTERDGYRPKAVFGGDTSWLKARRR; encoded by the coding sequence ATGGGGAAACTAATACGTAACCGCCTGTCTGGCGGAATTTGGATTTTCGGCCTGAGCCTGCTGTTGGCGTCGGTCGGTTATGCCCAGAAGAAACGGATTACGGTGGCACAGGACGGTTCCGGCGACTACCGCACGGTGCAGGAAGCCCTCCGCACCGTACCGGCAAACAACGGGAGCCCGATCACGATTTTTATCAAAAAGGGCGTTTACAAAGAGAAACTTACCCTTGACTCAACTCAGCATTTCGTCACGCTGATTGGGGAAGACAAGCAGAGCACCATCCTTACCTACGACGATTTTTCGGGTCGAACTGTCACCCTGCCGTCGGGCGTCTCGCAAAAGCTGACGACCTCCACTTCGGGCTCGTTTTACATCTTCGGCAACGATTTTCGGGCCGAAAACCTCACGTTCGAAAACACAGCCGGGCCCGTGGGGCAGGCGGTTGCCGCCTTCGTTACGGGCGACCGGGTCGTGTTTGTCAACTGCCGGTTTCTGGGCTTTCAGGATACACTGTACACGGGCAGTCCCCGGCACTGGGGCCGACAGTACTACAAAGACTGCTACATCGAAGGTACCACCGATTTCATCTTCGGGTCGGCTACGGCGATCTTCGACCATTGCACTATTTTCAGCAAAAAAGGCGGTCAGTACGTGACGGCCGCATCGACGCCCGAAAACCGGCCGGTTGGCTATGTGTTTCTGAACTGCACCCTCGTGGGCGATGCCCCCACGGGCAGTGTGTACCTGGGCAGACCGTGGCGCAACTTTGCCAAAACGGTGTTTATCAACAGTCAGCTGGGCGAGCATATTCACCCGGCGGGCTGGCACAACTGGAACAAACCCGACGCGGAGAAAACCGCCGTTTACGCCGAGTACAACTCCAAAGGGCCGGGTGCCGCCCCGCAGCAACGAGCCCCGTGGACGAAACAATTGACCTCTACCGAGAGAGACGGGTACCGCCCAAAGGCGGTATTCGGGGGCGATACGAGCTGGCTGAAGGCCCGGCGCCGATAA
- the pelA gene encoding pectate lyase has product MGIDSEKQGIGMNSTRNRQTRRSTVGRLEAGRFWRGSWLLVLGPLFLLACCLPNQASAQPTVDTVAERMLLYQRANGGWPQPGGNRIDYDKPLSKATQKTLAAERDRLDTTIDDGATTREINYLVSAYAKTGTPAYLQAAERGIAFLLSAQNRAGGWPQFYPDSSKYRGQITYNDGAMIDVLWVMHRTATGQNGFDRVSPRLVPQAQTAVKRGIDCILKTQYRQGDKLTVWCAQHDRRTLLPTKARAFELPSLSGSESVGIVQFLMQQDNPSPEIKTAIRSAVAWFEQVKLVGIAVKTINDSNQPSGRDQVVVPDSGSTLWARFYDLETNRPFFTGRDSVIKYKLADIENERRAGYGWYGTWPARLLTKDYPNWVKKWGN; this is encoded by the coding sequence ATGGGTATTGATTCGGAAAAACAGGGTATCGGGATGAACAGCACACGAAACCGTCAGACGCGCCGGTCAACAGTAGGGAGGTTGGAAGCCGGGCGTTTCTGGCGTGGCTCGTGGCTGCTTGTTCTCGGTCCCTTGTTTCTCTTAGCCTGTTGCCTGCCCAACCAAGCATCTGCCCAGCCTACCGTAGATACGGTGGCTGAGCGGATGCTCCTTTACCAGCGAGCCAACGGCGGATGGCCGCAACCGGGCGGCAACCGGATCGACTACGACAAACCGTTGAGCAAGGCCACCCAGAAAACATTGGCTGCCGAACGCGACCGGCTCGACACGACCATTGACGACGGGGCTACCACCCGCGAGATAAACTACCTCGTGAGTGCCTACGCCAAAACGGGAACCCCAGCCTACCTTCAGGCCGCCGAGCGGGGTATTGCGTTTCTCCTGTCGGCTCAGAACCGGGCAGGTGGATGGCCCCAGTTTTATCCCGATTCGAGTAAGTACCGGGGACAGATCACCTACAACGACGGAGCCATGATTGATGTCCTATGGGTGATGCACCGCACCGCAACGGGTCAGAATGGTTTCGATCGAGTCTCGCCCCGGTTGGTGCCACAGGCTCAGACGGCCGTAAAACGAGGCATCGATTGCATTCTGAAAACCCAGTACAGGCAAGGCGACAAGCTCACGGTCTGGTGCGCTCAGCACGACCGCCGGACCCTTCTACCCACCAAAGCCCGGGCGTTCGAGCTACCTTCGCTGAGCGGCAGTGAGTCGGTCGGGATTGTGCAATTTCTGATGCAGCAGGACAACCCCTCGCCCGAAATCAAAACAGCCATTCGGTCGGCGGTAGCCTGGTTTGAGCAAGTTAAGCTGGTGGGAATCGCCGTGAAAACTATCAATGATTCAAACCAGCCGTCGGGCCGCGATCAGGTTGTGGTGCCCGATTCGGGCTCTACGCTTTGGGCCCGGTTTTACGATCTGGAAACAAACCGGCCGTTTTTTACGGGCCGCGACAGTGTAATAAAATACAAGCTGGCCGATATCGAAAACGAACGACGGGCTGGATACGGCTGGTACGGAACCTGGCCCGCCCGGCTGCTGACCAAAGACTATCCGAACTGGGTAAAAAAATGGGGAAACTAA
- a CDS encoding RagB/SusD family nutrient uptake outer membrane protein has product MKKTSFYKSIALATVIAVGGLTACQKYLDVAPISQFDNEAVFSHVSNATLAVLGAYDLLSGDPTYGIRISMYYPYDTDEMMTSGSLDNGRRGIARYNLLAGNTELASSWNALYQGIERANLCIAQIPKMAQYNNGTATEQRELRRLHGEALTLRAQYYLELIRTWGDVPAPMTPSYTQTDLFLAKEDRDKVYDSLLEDLRVAADMLPWRTEAGARNERITKGAAKALRARMALYRGGFSLRRDTRQMERRADFAKYYQIARDETFAIMQRRDQHTLNANFETLFKQFVNGMQPDPAGEIMFEVGSAGGSAQSDSKLGYYNGPRLDAASRFGQGGGGINPLPTYFYAFDSTDTRRDVTITLYQVAANNNKSPQRLTTITDGKFRRDWRGTLLPGTAQNLGYNWPIIRFADVLLMFAEAENELKNGPTAEAIAAFEEVRKRAFRGNLNRVGTTPTTKAAFFDAIVNERYLEFGGEGIRKYDLIRWNLLKTKIDEAKANLTDLLNARGRYANVPQYIYWRQNGEEYQLFSSLYRPSPSTGQITGWTRVDWRQNVTATYITSIAQYFTPNKSELFPINQQALDANPNLKQDYGY; this is encoded by the coding sequence ATGAAAAAGACTTCTTTCTATAAATCCATTGCTCTAGCTACGGTCATCGCCGTTGGTGGCCTCACTGCCTGCCAGAAGTACCTCGACGTAGCGCCTATTTCGCAGTTCGACAACGAAGCCGTTTTCTCCCACGTGAGCAACGCCACCCTCGCCGTACTGGGGGCCTATGACCTACTCTCGGGCGACCCAACCTACGGGATTCGTATCAGTATGTACTACCCGTATGATACCGATGAGATGATGACGAGCGGCTCGCTCGACAACGGTCGGCGGGGAATTGCCCGGTACAACCTGCTGGCTGGTAACACGGAGCTGGCCAGTTCGTGGAATGCCCTATATCAGGGTATCGAACGGGCCAACCTCTGCATTGCCCAGATCCCGAAAATGGCGCAATACAACAACGGCACCGCCACCGAACAACGTGAGCTCCGGCGGTTGCACGGCGAGGCCCTGACCCTCCGGGCACAGTACTACCTCGAACTGATTCGTACCTGGGGCGATGTGCCTGCGCCGATGACGCCCTCGTACACCCAAACCGACCTGTTTCTGGCTAAAGAAGACCGCGATAAGGTGTACGATAGCCTGCTCGAAGACCTCCGCGTAGCCGCCGACATGCTACCCTGGCGTACCGAAGCCGGTGCCCGCAACGAACGCATTACCAAAGGAGCCGCCAAAGCGCTGCGCGCCCGCATGGCCCTCTACCGGGGTGGTTTCTCGCTTCGGCGCGACACCAGGCAGATGGAACGCCGGGCCGACTTCGCGAAATACTACCAGATTGCCCGCGACGAGACGTTTGCCATTATGCAGCGCCGGGATCAGCACACGCTCAATGCCAACTTCGAAACCCTGTTTAAGCAGTTCGTCAACGGGATGCAGCCCGACCCGGCCGGTGAAATTATGTTTGAGGTAGGGTCGGCCGGTGGGTCGGCTCAATCGGACAGTAAGCTTGGGTATTACAACGGTCCCCGGCTCGATGCAGCTTCGCGGTTCGGTCAGGGCGGAGGGGGTATAAACCCCTTGCCCACGTACTTCTACGCCTTCGACTCGACCGATACCCGCCGTGACGTGACCATCACGCTGTATCAGGTAGCCGCTAACAACAACAAAAGCCCCCAACGCCTGACGACCATCACCGACGGTAAATTCCGGCGCGACTGGCGGGGTACGTTGCTGCCCGGCACGGCTCAGAACCTCGGCTACAACTGGCCCATTATCCGGTTTGCCGACGTACTGCTGATGTTTGCCGAGGCCGAAAACGAGCTTAAAAACGGCCCTACCGCCGAAGCCATTGCCGCCTTTGAAGAAGTACGCAAGCGGGCGTTCCGGGGAAACCTCAACCGGGTAGGCACTACACCCACCACCAAAGCCGCGTTTTTCGACGCTATCGTGAACGAGCGCTACCTGGAGTTTGGGGGCGAGGGTATCCGCAAGTATGACCTCATCCGGTGGAACCTGCTCAAGACCAAAATCGACGAGGCTAAAGCCAACCTGACCGACCTGCTGAACGCCCGGGGCCGGTACGCCAACGTACCGCAGTACATCTACTGGCGTCAAAACGGCGAAGAATATCAGCTGTTCAGCTCGCTGTACCGGCCCAGCCCCTCAACGGGTCAGATTACCGGCTGGACCCGCGTCGACTGGCGGCAGAACGTAACCGCTACGTACATCACCTCCATTGCGCAGTATTTCACGCCCAACAAGAGTGAGCTGTTTCCGATTAATCAGCAGGCCCTCGACGCCAATCCCAACCTGAAACAGGATTATGGGTATTGA